The Mycolicibacterium aurum genome segment CGCAGAAAGACATTGCCCGGCGCTTCGGCGTTTCGGGGCCGACTATCAGCGCGATCGTCCAACGGAGGACATGGGCCGACGTCCACTAGATCGACACGGCAAGAGGGGAACTGACGATGGCTTACATCCGAGCACACGAGACGAAGCAGCGCCGCAATGGCAAGCCAGTGAAACGCTACGAAGTCGTTTGGCGGGAGCCTGCGAGAGACGAAAGCGGATTGCCGATCACCGGCAAGACCTGGACCCGACAGGAAAGCTACACAACCCGCAAGGACGCCGAAGCGCGCGCGGACGAACTCAATGCAGCGAAGCATACCGTCGGGGGCACTTCCTCCCTGGCGGACGCAAAGCGCGCGGCGAGCCGCACCTATGCCGAGTACACCGCCGGGTGGCTGGCGTCGCAACGCACTCGTCACGCCGAAGATAATCTCAAGATCGGGACGCTCGACAACTACGAACAGATCCTTAGTCGCTACGTCCTGGACAAGTTCGGACATCGCGCGATCGGTGCGATAACACTCGTCGATTGCGAAGAGTTCCGCGCAGACCTAGCGGGACGGATGAAGCCCGGTTCCGTGCGTAACGTGTGGTGGCCGTTCTCCGCCGTATTTCACTACGCAGCCCGCGCAGGAGCGATCGCCGCAAGCCCCGCCGATGCCGTAGATCGCGCGAGGGGCACCGGCTCAAGAAGAACGTTCAAGCCTCACCCGATCACTGCACCGCAGATCGCCGCACTCGCGGAGAAGGTCAGCCAGTTCTCGCATCCGCACTACGGGTTGCTGATCCTGTTCCTCTGCTACACCGGTTTGCGTCGGGGCGAACTGCAGGGGTTAGAGATTCGAGACCTGCGATTGACCCACACCGCGACGGGCGTTCGTGGCTCCGTGCGCGTCGAGCGCACGAAGACTCGCCGAAAAGGGGCGTTGCGCGTCGACACCCCGAAGTCGACGAAATCTGTTCGCAGCGTCCCTCTTCCATCGTGGCTAGCGGCACGCATATCCGACTACCTGGCGGAGCATCCGCGCGTTGATGAGCCGACCGCGCCGCTGTTTCCGAACCGCCTGCAAGGCGGTGCCCGCCGCAAAGGTCAGAGAGCGGGCGTTGTGTTCGACTGGTCAGAGCCGGTTGAGCTCAGCACTTTCGCCCGCCGAACGATGCGTGACGCGCAGGACGCCGTCGGGCTGCCCGTAGCCCGTGCGCGGAAGATTGAAGCGGACGGCTCAATCAAACCGGCTAGCAATGGATTCCGGCTGCACGATACCCGACACACTTTTTCGGTTTTACAGCTGACAGCCGGTGTGCACTTCATGCAGGTTTCAAAGTGGTTGGGACACAGCAACTACATGATCACTATGACTGTGTACGCCGACTACATGCCGGATGACGACACTGCGAACGCCCTGCCCGAACCGGTAGCCCGACAGAGCAACGTCGTCAGGATGTTTCAGATGCCAGGCTAGGTGCTGAAAAGCGTCTCCTGGTCATTACGCTCGGCCAACAGACGCACTAGATGTCGGTCTCCTTTATCGGTCAGCCGAAAGTAGGTATTGGAGTCACGCACTTGCCTCCGCTTCTGGCCCTTATCAATCAGACCGATTGCGCGCAACTGAACGATAACCCGCTCCCACTCATCGATGAAGATCAACGGTTTAGAGTTTGGGATAACTTTGACTTCATCGCGATGCTGCTCTGACGCCTCGTCCCAGTCAGCCCTAAATAAGAGGTGCAGTGCGAGCCGCTCCTGGAGCTCTTGTTCGGTCGCTTCGTCGATCATTTTTGGACCGATCTCACGAAGCACTTCGTCCCACGTAAGCAACGACTCCAACTTGATGTCAGTCTTATTGCCGTAGTTGTTGGATACGACGTGAAACCCAAGTTTCAGCGGTGACTCACCTTGTTTGAAGACGCTAGTGTCTTCATCCGTGGTCTTACCGGATTTCAGCCGGGCCACCTCGGCTTCGGCTAATTGCTCTCGCAGTTCTGCAATCTCTTTCTCTACGTCCGAGGTCATGGCAAACCGCGCGCGGACCCAACCCTCTTGCGGATGTTTGCGGATTGCGGTGTTAAGGGCGCGAGACACCACCGCCCCCAGGTCGTCCGGCCCTCGATACTTCTTGATCGGCCGCGCCATGACCTTCTGTTGGAAGGCGTCGAGCTTCTTGCGGACGGCCGGATCAAGTTCAATCTTGTCCTTCGTCAACTTATTCGGATCGTCGGGGACGAACCCGAGGATCTGCATGTCGCGGGCAACGGCATAGTCGAATTCCTTCTCTGTATAGCTAATACCTTCTTCGGTGACCGACCCGTACTTGCCGCCTAGCACGACCACGTAGTAGTCGCTGAGATCAATTACTTCCTTAATGAGCGTCCATTGGTCATAGCTGACTGCGGGAAAAAGCTCCATACCTGCGGGAATGCAATCGAGCTCCAGCAACGCCTGGATAACCTCTTGGCGCTCTTTCTCGAGATCGCGGTATGTCGAGCTAAGGAATACTTGGTATCGCCGTTCCACGACGCCAATTATCTCAGCGGTGTCCGCCTGCCCCGGGTCGACGCTCCGTGTGGCCTAGCCGTAGATCTTCTTCAGGTTTTCGGCAGAACTCGCAAAGATGCCCGACGCGACAAGGTAGCCCGCGACGAATGCTGCGTCGTAACCGCGTTCCTTCAGCTTCCCGATGTGGACCTTGGTCATCGTCGCGTATGCGCTGCTCTTCTTCAGCGTGGGGTAGCCGTTGTTCCCTTCGCGCTTGAGGTCCATCAGGATTTCGTGGTGATCTCCGGGCACGCCTCGGTCCCGCTCGCCGGTCATCAGATCAAGTGCACCCGTCGCCGCAGCCCATCCCGCCAGAGTCCCCGGGATGTGCTCGGTAACTCCGAGGATCCTGCCGTCTGCGAGCTTTATGCCAAGTTCGAGCATCTTCAGATCGGTTTCGAGCACGAGCACCGGCCCGCCCGGTTCACCCCCACGTCCGCGAGTGCTGCCGATGTTACCGTTCGAGGCGTAGTCAGCGAGCACAGGGCCACCGTAGTAGGACACCTCGGATTTGTTGTGAACGATCAACGCGCGGCGCGGGTATCCGTCCGGGTCGTGCTCGGCGAAGTACTCGGCCACAGCACCGACGGCCGTGTCGATGTCGACCGGCCCCGAAAACCACACATTGTCAGCGGGCACTTGCTTGCGATCCACGATGGCAGTCTTCCAAACGCGCCTGACATTGGATCGCTCACACGCCGGGGTGACGACGGGGTGAGCTGGCCTAATCGGGTATCGATGCACCGTCCGGTACCACGACCGCAAACAGGTCTGAGAGGGCCGCGAGGCTAGCGGCTTGCAGCGACGCCGCTGGTACTGGCTCACTTCCGAGACCAGGAAGCGCCCGCGTCGCCGTCGCCGACGCGACCACCGTCGGCGCATACCCCAGGTTGAAGGCGCCGCGTGCCGTCGAGTTCACGCACATGTGCGTCATGAACCCGGCCAGGACGAGGTTCGTCGCTTCCAGGGCCTTGAGCTGAGCGTCGAGGTCGGTCTGCACGAACGAGTTCGGGTACTGCTTGACCACCACCGGTTCACTGTCCCGCGGGGCGACGAGCGGGACGATCGCCCCGATGTCGTCGGAGAGGTCGTACGGTGAACCGGCGCCGCCGTCGTGCTGGATGTGGATGACCGGGATGCCGGCCGTCCGTGCACGGTCCAGCAGCAGAGCGGCTTCCTCCAGCGCGGCCTGCACGTTCTCGAGCTCCATCACGCCGCGGGTGTAGGTGTTCTGGCAGTCGATCAGGACGAGCACCGAGTCCGCGAGACTCACCGGGGCGAGCGGGAGGCCGGACAGCGCCCGCAGGGTGTTGGGATCAGACATCGTCGCAGCCTACTGCGCCGGCCCGTCAGCCCGCGGTCACCGCCAGCACGGCGTCGGCGAGTTCAGGGCGGCACACGATCAGGTCGGGCAGCTTGGAATCACGCTGGTTGTAGACCAGCGGTGACCCGTCGATCCGCGACGTGAACAGGCCGGCTGCCCGCGCCACGGCCACCGGAGCAGCGGAATCCCATTCGTACTGTCCGCCCGCATG includes the following:
- a CDS encoding DUF4062 domain-containing protein, with amino-acid sequence MERRYQVFLSSTYRDLEKERQEVIQALLELDCIPAGMELFPAVSYDQWTLIKEVIDLSDYYVVVLGGKYGSVTEEGISYTEKEFDYAVARDMQILGFVPDDPNKLTKDKIELDPAVRKKLDAFQQKVMARPIKKYRGPDDLGAVVSRALNTAIRKHPQEGWVRARFAMTSDVEKEIAELREQLAEAEVARLKSGKTTDEDTSVFKQGESPLKLGFHVVSNNYGNKTDIKLESLLTWDEVLREIGPKMIDEATEQELQERLALHLLFRADWDEASEQHRDEVKVIPNSKPLIFIDEWERVIVQLRAIGLIDKGQKRRQVRDSNTYFRLTDKGDRHLVRLLAERNDQETLFST
- a CDS encoding cysteine hydrolase family protein; the protein is MSDPNTLRALSGLPLAPVSLADSVLVLIDCQNTYTRGVMELENVQAALEEAALLLDRARTAGIPVIHIQHDGGAGSPYDLSDDIGAIVPLVAPRDSEPVVVKQYPNSFVQTDLDAQLKALEATNLVLAGFMTHMCVNSTARGAFNLGYAPTVVASATATRALPGLGSEPVPAASLQAASLAALSDLFAVVVPDGASIPD
- a CDS encoding tyrosine-type recombinase/integrase codes for the protein MAYIRAHETKQRRNGKPVKRYEVVWREPARDESGLPITGKTWTRQESYTTRKDAEARADELNAAKHTVGGTSSLADAKRAASRTYAEYTAGWLASQRTRHAEDNLKIGTLDNYEQILSRYVLDKFGHRAIGAITLVDCEEFRADLAGRMKPGSVRNVWWPFSAVFHYAARAGAIAASPADAVDRARGTGSRRTFKPHPITAPQIAALAEKVSQFSHPHYGLLILFLCYTGLRRGELQGLEIRDLRLTHTATGVRGSVRVERTKTRRKGALRVDTPKSTKSVRSVPLPSWLAARISDYLAEHPRVDEPTAPLFPNRLQGGARRKGQRAGVVFDWSEPVELSTFARRTMRDAQDAVGLPVARARKIEADGSIKPASNGFRLHDTRHTFSVLQLTAGVHFMQVSKWLGHSNYMITMTVYADYMPDDDTANALPEPVARQSNVVRMFQMPG